Genomic window (Chloroflexaceae bacterium):
CGGGTAGAAGGCCAGGTAGCCGAGAAACGCCAGGAAAATGAGCGGATTGCGCCGGTTCAGCCACAACCAGTGCCCGATACGGTAGTACAAAACGCCCGCCAGCGCGGGGTGCAGATACGCTGATCGAAGGAAAACCACCAGCAGCGGAGCATCGCGGGAATAGCGGCGCAGGTCTTGCCGGATGGCGTCAATGGTCCAGGCCAGGGTCTTGCGGGAGGGGAATGGTACGGTGTTCACAACAGGCTCTCCGCGATGCGCTGTGTCCTCGTACTCGAATGCGATTTCGCTCCAGCCTCCCCCCAACGGGGGGGCGCCGGGGCTCTACCCCGCTGGGGGAGGATTGGAGGGGTAAGGGTTTAGCGAAAAATGTAGTTCGCAGACTGATCAGGCTGCCTGCTGGTGCTCCTCGGCCAGGAGGCGCACAATGTAATCGGCCAGACTGCCGACGCTGCGGAAGGGGCTGCGCTGCTGCGACATGGCCCGGCTGTCGGCGATGGTGATGGCGGTGTCCAGCCGAGCATTGATCTCCTGCTCCAGGTCGAGCACCAGGCTCACCAGGCGCAGCGAGTCCAGCAGGCCCTCGGGGCCATAGAGCCGGGTGCTTTCCTCGATCGGCAGGCCGGCTCTGGCCGGGTCGCCGGCCAGCAGATCCCGCAGGGTTGTCACGATCAGGTCCATCACGTCACTGCGGTTCATTCGTGATTCCTCCTGTAGCCGCCGGTTGACGGCGCATCTTCTTAAAGCGCTGGCTGTACTGTGCGTTCTCGACGATCAGGATCTTGGCCGGGATCTTGAACGCGGCCATGCGGTCACGGCAAAAATCGCGCACCCGCTTGCGGAACTGCGCCGCATCCTCCGGCTCGAACAGGTTGAAGCGTGCAACGACAATCTGCCCGGTTATCGGATTGGATTCACCGGTCACGGCCACATCGCGCACATTAGGCATCTGGAGCAGGACGCTCTCCACCTCGGCCGGATACACCTTCTGGCCGCCGACATTGATGATCTCCGACGTGCGTCCCAGGATGCGGATGTACTCGCCGTCCACCTCGACTGCATCGCCGGTGTTGAACCAGCCGTCGGCGTCAAAGGGCGAGGGCGCGTTCAGATAGCCGAGCATCGCGGAGCGCGCCTTGATCCACAGCGTGCCGTCCTGGATCTTCGTTTCGAAATCTTCGCCGCCAACTTTGACCCAGAGGGAGTCCGAGCTGCGCGACTTGGAGCGCATGATGCCGATCTCCGACAGGCCATAGGTTTGCAGCAGTTCTGCGTGGGGCAGGATCTCGTGGATGCGTCGGAGGGTATGCTCGGGCATCGGCTCGGTGCCGTAGGTGACCCGTTTGAGCGAGGAGAGATCGTGCCGCTTGTAGGCTTCGGAGATCAGCAACAGGTTGAGAAAGGTGGGCGAGGTGGGCAACACTTCCACCCGATGCCGTTCAATGGCCGCGCAGACCTTGTCGGGGTCGCGGTCCTCCACCGTGACGACGCAGCCGGTGTTGGAGAGTACATAGAGCAGGGTGTTGATGCCCCCGATGTGATCAAGCAGGAGGAAGGTCAGGGTGACCATCGAGTGGCGGGGCGTTTTGAACTTCTCCAGCAGATTGGTGAAGTTGTGCAGCGCGGCTTTGCTCTTGCCGGTCGAGCCAGAGGAGAAGAGCACCAGGCCCGGATCGCCACTGGCAATCAGTTTACGGGTCAGTTCGTTCGTCACTTCGGTGGGGCGGCGACTGATGCTGCTCTGCTCATTGCGGTCAATTGCAATCACCACCTGCACCTCGGCGATCTGCTTGAACTCCTCTTTGTGGACCTCGACGCTGGCGGTCAGCGGAACAAGGATCGTTCCCCGCTCGATAAGCGCCAGCATCAGGGCAACGACGTGGGGCGAATAATCGCCCTCAATCGCCACGACCGTTCCCGGTGCTACATCGGCGGCATCAAGGCGCGTTTCCCACTCGCGGATATGTTCCGTGAGCCACGCATAGGTGTAGGGTTGATCGCGCCAGATGATGAAGTTTCGCTCAGGTTCTCTGGCGAAACGCTCGAACAACCACGTCAGGCAACCCATATCAGGCTCCTCCCAGATAGATGATCTGGCCGGTAATGTAGTCGCTCTCTGGCCGGATAAAAAACTCCACCACATTGAACACATCGGCTGGCTGACCAAGCCGTTTGATCGCCAGCCGGTTCACAATTTCCTCAATTTTGTCGCGAGGAACGTTGCGGATCAGATCGGTCTCCACCGGCGTGGGACCGACGGCGTTCACCGTAATGCCAAACGGCGCCAGTTCGCGGCTCAGGACCCGCGTCAGCGCCTCAACGGCGCTCTTTGAAGCCACGTAAATCGACTCGCCCTCCAGCGACAGCGGAACGGCCACGGTGGTCAGATTAACGATCCGCCCGTACTGGCGCTTGCGCATCAAGCGGGCGCTCTCACGCGACACCAGGAAGGCGCCGCGCACGTTGATCTCCATGACCTGGTTGACCGTTGCGGCGGGGATCAGCAGAGCATGGTTCATCGAAGCGACGCCGGCATTGTTGATCGTAACGTCGAGCCGGCCAAAGCGCTGGCGGATCTGGCTCAGTAACCGTTGCACCTGCTGCTCATCACTGACATCGGCGCAGAGATGCCAGTAGCCCGCGCGTTCCCAGTCGGCAGGCTCGCGGCTGCATCCCACCACCTGGTAGCCGCGGTCGAGCAACTGTTCAGCAATAAACTTGCCCAGCCCCTTGCGACTTCCGGTTACCAGCGCGACACGTTGCGGTTCCATCTGGTTCGTTGTCCCTTCTGCTGTTAGAGCGCTGACCGATTGATTCACCGAGGACCCCGAGCCGTGTGGCTCGCTGCGCTCGCGCTGCTATCATGACGGGTCAAACTTTCGAGAAACGCTATAGCGCTCTACGGTCTGCGATCAGGAAGAAGAATGGGTTCGCAGGAAGCCAACGCGTCTTCCTCGCTTTCAGCTCTGTGACTAGAGAGGGGTCAAAGGTTATTCTGCGAGTTTTGCGACCTCCTGAAGCCTCCTGCTCCCGGCCAGGCGATGACCATGGCCAGCGCATAGGTGCGCGAGTGGGCGAAACTTACCGACCACTCGTGTAACGCCAGTTCAGCGGCGCGGATCCGCGCTGCGCCATGCAACCACACTTGAGACGGCCCGCGCGGGCCTGCAGCGATAATTTCCATCTCGCGAAGATCGACTCCGGTGGCGGCCAGGTAGTTCAACCCGGTTCCGAGCACCTTGGCGACCGCCTCTTTTGCGGCGAAGAGGCAGGCCAGCAGCGCCGCCTCCCGACCGCACTGCTTCTGCTCGCGGGGGGTGTAGATGCGGTCGAGGAACCGCGCGCCGTGCCGGTCGAGCAAGCGGGCAAAGGGGGCGATATCGGTCAGGTCGATCCCCATCGTAATAGACATAGGTTACTCGTCCGCTACACCCGGCTCGATTGGCGCCTGGACGACTGCAGCGCGTTCGTTCCACTCAAACGCCGTCACACCCCACGACAGCCCGTTGCCAAAAGCCGCGAGCAGCACGCGCATTCCCGGCTGGAGCCTGCCCTGGCGCGCCGCCTCGGCCAGAAGAATGGCCGTTGATGCGCCCGAGGTGTTGCCGAGTTCCTCCATCCAGTAAAAACGCTTCTCCGGCGGCACCTTGAGCGCCCGATAGATCTGATCAACCATCGTCTTGTTGGCCTGGTGCAGCAACACCAGATCAACATCATCGAGGGTACACTGGAAACGCTCCAGTGCCAGCCGGATCATCTTCGGAACATGCTGAACCGAAAAGAAGAAGACCGCCGGGCCGTCCATATGCAGGTGCTCCTGCGTGCGCACAATGCCCGTCTCATCGGTCTGCTCGCGGCGCGTCTCGGCCGTGCGGGGCATGCGTGCGCCCGAAGCGGGCATAATAATACTGCGGTAACCGCTGCCGTCTGTCCCCAGCAGGAAGCCCAGAAAGCCGCCTGACCCATTGATCGGTTCAAGCAAGGTTGCCGCGGCCCCATCGCCGAAGAGGGGCGCCAGCGCCCGATCCTGAGGGTGAATGTAGGGTGTGAGGGCTTCGGCGACCAGCACCAGGGCCTTGCGCGCCAGGCCGGCCGCCAGCATGCTGTGGGCCACGCTCAGGCTGTAAGGGTAGCTGGAGCAGCCCATCCCGATGTCGAAGGCGGCGCAGTTCTGGCTCAGGCCCAGGCGTTCGTGGAGCACGCACGCAGTTGCCGGCACCTGATAGTCGCCGGTCTGGGAGGCGAAGATCAGCAGATCAATGCTCGCCGGGTCAATCTGCCGGTCATCGAGCAGGCGCCGCGCGGCCCAGTAGGCCAGGTCGGCGGCCGTCTCACCCGGCGCGACGACGCGCCGCTCACGGATTCCCGACATTTTCACAATCGCTTCCATGTGCTGCGCGCCGAAGCGCTCAACCAGTTCAGCGTGCGTCAGACGCTGGCGCGGCACACAGTAGTGAACAGCCGTAATCGCGGAGTTCATCGGGCTATTCCACTTTCATTAGTGCAAGGCGTTTCCATCTCCGTCACGCTGCCGATCTTTGCTCAATCGCTTAGCGTGACGCCGTGCCGTTCGACCGCCGCCTCGATATCGCCGTACCGGCGGAGCTTGCTCGCCTCTTCAGGCAGAATCTTCACGCCCGCCTGCATGTCCAGTTCGATCATTAACGTCAGAACAGCCACCGACGTGAAGGTCTCGATCTGCGTCAAT
Coding sequences:
- a CDS encoding acyl carrier protein; translated protein: MNRSDVMDLIVTTLRDLLAGDPARAGLPIEESTRLYGPEGLLDSLRLVSLVLDLEQEINARLDTAITIADSRAMSQQRSPFRSVGSLADYIVRLLAEEHQQAA
- a CDS encoding fatty acid--CoA ligase family protein — its product is MGCLTWLFERFAREPERNFIIWRDQPYTYAWLTEHIREWETRLDAADVAPGTVVAIEGDYSPHVVALMLALIERGTILVPLTASVEVHKEEFKQIAEVQVVIAIDRNEQSSISRRPTEVTNELTRKLIASGDPGLVLFSSGSTGKSKAALHNFTNLLEKFKTPRHSMVTLTFLLLDHIGGINTLLYVLSNTGCVVTVEDRDPDKVCAAIERHRVEVLPTSPTFLNLLLISEAYKRHDLSSLKRVTYGTEPMPEHTLRRIHEILPHAELLQTYGLSEIGIMRSKSRSSDSLWVKVGGEDFETKIQDGTLWIKARSAMLGYLNAPSPFDADGWFNTGDAVEVDGEYIRILGRTSEIINVGGQKVYPAEVESVLLQMPNVRDVAVTGESNPITGQIVVARFNLFEPEDAAQFRKRVRDFCRDRMAAFKIPAKILIVENAQYSQRFKKMRRQPAATGGITNEPQ
- a CDS encoding SDR family oxidoreductase, translating into MEPQRVALVTGSRKGLGKFIAEQLLDRGYQVVGCSREPADWERAGYWHLCADVSDEQQVQRLLSQIRQRFGRLDVTINNAGVASMNHALLIPAATVNQVMEINVRGAFLVSRESARLMRKRQYGRIVNLTTVAVPLSLEGESIYVASKSAVEALTRVLSRELAPFGITVNAVGPTPVETDLIRNVPRDKIEEIVNRLAIKRLGQPADVFNVVEFFIRPESDYITGQIIYLGGA
- a CDS encoding 4'-phosphopantetheinyl transferase superfamily protein, which codes for MSITMGIDLTDIAPFARLLDRHGARFLDRIYTPREQKQCGREAALLACLFAAKEAVAKVLGTGLNYLAATGVDLREMEIIAAGPRGPSQVWLHGAARIRAAELALHEWSVSFAHSRTYALAMVIAWPGAGGFRRSQNSQNNL
- a CDS encoding ketoacyl-ACP synthase III; protein product: MNSAITAVHYCVPRQRLTHAELVERFGAQHMEAIVKMSGIRERRVVAPGETAADLAYWAARRLLDDRQIDPASIDLLIFASQTGDYQVPATACVLHERLGLSQNCAAFDIGMGCSSYPYSLSVAHSMLAAGLARKALVLVAEALTPYIHPQDRALAPLFGDGAAATLLEPINGSGGFLGFLLGTDGSGYRSIIMPASGARMPRTAETRREQTDETGIVRTQEHLHMDGPAVFFFSVQHVPKMIRLALERFQCTLDDVDLVLLHQANKTMVDQIYRALKVPPEKRFYWMEELGNTSGASTAILLAEAARQGRLQPGMRVLLAAFGNGLSWGVTAFEWNERAAVVQAPIEPGVADE